In one window of Tubulanus polymorphus chromosome 3, tnTubPoly1.2, whole genome shotgun sequence DNA:
- the LOC141902165 gene encoding uncharacterized protein LOC141902165: MTRRDQNQNTISDVKDGIPCGAINDGEKKTDGFCTMAILPVRVKVKGRIPEVITFAFLDPGSSISFCTSSLLKQIGGIGKKVRLNLDTMARSTMLDTQIVHCLEVRGLETEDVVFMPAVYTTEQMPVSPLHVPTEDDIRKWSHMSDVKLPKIDAEIGLLIGNNIADAYTPFELRTGPAGSPHASRTRLGWVAWNVIRSGDEDDDIVTDTVDKISCAVSSLDQLVQEAIDFDFPERIAEDKKQWSVEDHKFMTMMESNVKIENGQYQLPMPWRDKNLRFPNNIRHAEKRLSNLKNKLLKNDKFRHDYNVFMDNILAKGYAEQVPNEDLRLENGRIWYIPHHGVYHPKKPEKVRVVFDCPALYGGVSLNSQLLQGPDLTNTLVGVLIRFRQERTAIMADIESMFYRVRVAPDDKDCLRFLWWPDGDLNKKAIPFRMLVHLFGAISSPSCSNWALRRTATDNVSKYEVEVTNTVLKNFYVDDCLKSRVQDGQNPEFVMKLISLCKEGGFRLTKFVSNDRSVIESLPEEELAKSCKELKSLDFGSPTERALGVHWNIENDTYGFRITSKHQPNTRRGILSTVSTVYDPLGIAAPYVLPVKILLQDLCREKLSWDEEIPEKYLKVWEKWQEGLPGLEELAISRCFKPQWFHGSSKSCQLHHFSDASDVGYGTVSYLRLEDENGQVHCCFIFAKSRVAPLKKMTVPRMELAAAALLIKMNKMMLEELEYSVSNVYFWSDSTAVLKYIANETARYHTFVANRVNLIRDGSSIQQWKFVDGHLNPADYASRGLSLDCIEQNSVVWLHGPEFLWKPISEWPCQHGVLRSLSDDDVELKKTSNAVLSVSDDDPIKHLFNYYSSWHRLKRAVAWFLRLKDCLLLRVSKRLSGENANAERLNTNKLSTDDLQRAELAIIKCVQEDYFRKELVILRSNDRKLIPRGSQLYQLDPVLEDDIIRVGGRLRKAYFLEYDQRHPVVLPRCSHVSKLILLSVHASVGHLGKSSMLARLRERYWILRANQLVKDITRKCVLCKKYRGQVCNQKMADLPQERLLPDNPPFTNTGTDYFGPFEVKRGRCIEKRYGVIFTCLVTRAVHLEVSPTLDTSGCINAYRRFIARRGNVRLIRSDNGTNFVGTNRELQRNIDCWNKDQIHDFLLQNNVKWIFNPPGASHFGGVWERLIRSVRKILFSLMKEQGSNLNDDNLSTLFCEVESILNSRPISTLSNDPNDLQPLTPNHLLLLHKGSTFPPGLFDKSDLYTRRRWRQVQHIANVFWKRWTSEYLHLLQIRS, translated from the coding sequence ATGACACGAAGAGATCAGAATCAGAACACGATATCAGATGTAAAAGATGGAATTCCCTGTGGCGCCATAAATGATGGTGAAAAGAAGACAGATGGATTCTGTACTATGGCTATACTTCCAGTTAGAGTGAAAGTGAAGGGAAGAATTCCAGAAGTGATAACTTTCGCCTTCCTAGATCCTGGAAGtagtatttctttttgtacTTCGTCGTTGTTGAAGCAGATCGGCGGTATTGGCAAGAAAGTGAGATTGAATCTCGACACTATGGCGAGGTCTACAATGCTTGATACTCAGATTGTTCATTGTTTAGAAGTCAGAGGTTTGGAAACTGAAGACGTAGTTTTCATGCCTGCTGTTTATACTACAGAGCAGATGCCAGTTTCACCACTGCATGTGCCAACAGAAGATGACATCCGTAAATGGTCGCACATGAGTGATGTTAAATTGCCTAAGATAGATGCAGAAATTGGTCTGTTGATTGGCAATAATATTGCGGATGCATACACACCGTTCGAGTTACGGACAGGCCCTGCTGGATCACCACATGCTTCCAGAACTAGACTAGGATGGGTCGCCTGGAATGTTATTAGATCTGGTGATGAAGACGATGATATAGTTACCGACACTGTTGACAAAATCAGCTGTGCTGTGAGTTCTCTTGATCAATTGGTTCAGGAAGCTATAGATTTTGACTTTCCTGAGCGAATTGctgaagataaaaaacaaTGGTCAGTTGAAGATCATAAATTTATGACGATGATGGAGTCCAATGTAAAAATAGAGAATGGACAGTACCAATTACCAATGCCATGGCGTGACAAGAATTTGAGGTTTCCCAATAATATTCGGCATGCTGAGAAACGACTgtcaaatctgaaaaataagcTGTTGAAAAATGACAAGTTTCGACATGACTATAATGTCTTTATGGACAATATATTGGCTAAAGGCTACGCGGAACAGGTTCCTAATGAAGATTTGCGTTTGGAAAATGGTCGTATATGGTATATACCTCATCACGGGGTatatcaccccaaaaaacctgaaaaagtCCGTGTCGTTTTCGATTGTCCTGCACTTTATGGTGGAGTGTCTTTGAATTCTCAATTGTTACAAGGGCCAGATTTGACTAACACTTTGGTTGGTGTGTTGATACGTTTCAGACAAGAAAGAACCGCAATAATGGCAGATATAGAATCTATGTTTTATAGAGTAAGGGTTGCACCGGATGATAAAGACTGCTTGAGATTCTTATGGTGGCCGGATGGTGATTTGAACAAGAAAGCCATACCATTCCGTATGTTAGTTCACTTATTTGGGGCAATCTCATCCCCGAGTTGTTCTAACTGGGCTTTACGCCGGACAGCCACTGACAACGTTAGCAAGTATGAAGTAGAAGTTACCAATACAGTCTTGAAAAACTTCTATGTTGATGACTGTTTGAAGTCTCGTGTACAAGATGGTCAAAATCCAGAATTTGTGATGAAACTGATATCTCTGTGTAAAGAAGGGGGCTTTCGACTCACCAAGTTTGTAAGTAATGATCGTTCTGTAATTGAAAGTTTGCCAGAAGAAGAGCTTGCTAAATCTTGCAAGGAGTTGAAGAGTCTGGATTTTGGTTCGCCAACAGAAAGAGCATTGGGCGTCCACTGGAATATAGAGAACGACACTTATGGCTTCAGGATAACTTCTAAGCATCAACCAAATACACGCAGAGGGATTTTGTCAACGGTCAGCACAGTCTATGATCCTTTGGGTATTGCTGCCCCATATGTACTGCCGGTGAAAATTCTGCTACAGGACTTATGTAGAGAGAAGCTTTCATGGGATGAAGAAATTCctgaaaaatatctaaaagttTGGGAGAAATGGCAGGAAGGTTTACCTGGCCTTGAAGAGTTGGCTATATCACGATGCTTCAAACCTCAATGGTTTCATGGTTCTTCGAAATCTTGTCAGCTGCATCATTTTTCGGACGCAAGTGATGTTGGGTACGGCACTGTATCATATTTGCGccttgaagatgaaaatggtCAAGTACattgttgttttatatttgctaAAAGCAGAGTAGCTCCTTTGAAGAAAATGACAGTTCCTAGGATGGAATTAGCTGCAGCTGCATTACTGATTAAGATGAATAAGATGATGTTGGAAGAATTGGAGTACAGTGTttcaaatgtatatttttggagCGACAGCACTGCAGTACTGAAATATATTGCTAATGAGACTGCTCGTTATCACACTTTCGTAGCGAATAGAGTGAATTTAATTAGAGATGGTTCAAGTATTCAGCAGTGGAAGTTTGTAGATGGTCATCTGAACCCAGCAGATTATGCGTCTAGGGGTTTGTCACTGGATTGTATAGAACAAAACTCAGTAGTATGGTTACACGGCCCGGAGTTCCTTTGGAAGCCAATATCTGAGTGGCCATGTCAACACGGTGTTTTACGGTCCCTgagtgatgatgatgttgagtTGAAGAAGACTTCTAATGCTGTACTTTCGGTTTCTGATGATGATCCTATAAAACATCTATTTAACTACTACTCAAGCTGGCATAGACTCAAACGTGCCGTTGCATGGTTTTTAAGGTTGAAAGATTGTTTGCTGTTGAGAGTAAGTAAACGTCTTTCTGGTGAAAACGCTAATGCTGAACGATTGAATACCAATAAGCTGAGTACTGATGATCTTCAAAGAGCCGAGCTGGCAATTATTAAATGCGTACAGGAAGATTATTTCAGGAAAGAATTAGTGATTCTCCGTTCAAATGATAGAAAGTTGATTCCCAGAGGTAGTCAATTGTATCAACTAGATCCTGTTTTAGAAGACGATATAATCCGTGTTGGTGGTCGGCTGAGAAAAGCATATTTTCTTGAATATGATCAACGACATCCGGTTGTATTGCCTAGATGTTCTCATGTGTCGAAATTGATATTGTTGAGTGTTCATGCATCGGTCGGGCATCTTGGTAAAAGCTCAATGTTAGCCCGATTGCGCGAGCGTTACTGGATTTTAAGGGCTAATCAACTGGTTAAGGATATAACGAGGAAATGTGTTTTATGTAAAAAGTACCGTGGTCAAGTTTGTAATCAGAAGATGGCAGATCTTCCTCAAGAGCGATTGTTGCCTGACAATCCGCCATTTACTAATACGGGAACAGATTACTTTGGCCCGTTTGAGGTAAAACGGGGTCGTTGTATTGAGAAGCGTTATGGTGTTATCTTCACCTGCCTGGTAACTAGGGCTGTTCATTTGGAGGTCTCGCCTACTCTGGACACATCTGGTTGTATTAACGCTTATCGCAGATTTATCGCACGACGTGGAAATGTACGTCTAATTCGATCTGATAATGGAACCAATTTTGTTGGAACCAATCGAGAGCTACAGAGGAATATTGATTGTTGGAATAAGGACCAAATCCATGATTTCTTATTGCAGAACAATGTCAAGTGGATTTTTAATCCTCCAGGTGCGAGTCACTTTGGAGGTGTATGGGAACGCCTCATTCGTTCCGTCCGTAAAATCTTGTTTTCATTGATGAAAGAACAAGGTTCAaatctaaatgatgataatttatccACATTGTTCTGTGAGGTCGAGTCGATTTTGAATAGTCGACCTATATCTACGTTATCAAATGATCCAAATGATCTACAACCTTTAACCCCGAATCACCTATTACTGTTACACAAAGGATCTACTTTTCCTCCCGGACTATTTGACAAATCCGATTTATATACTCGACGTCGTTGGAGGCAAGTTCAGCATATTGCGAATGTTTTCTGGAAGCGGTGGACATCTGAGTATTTGCATCTCCTGCAGATTCGCAGTTAA
- the LOC141902638 gene encoding uncharacterized protein LOC141902638 → MEEPKQEKKKEAAVLSLTSLANISRELGNGLVVGMYLNIPTTTLVNFKITKDQEDQTDKEMAQKTLFYWKEMRGPAKDREKVHDLEKALREMGKNEWAEAFMERYRNQQEITLDFFNSIG, encoded by the coding sequence AACCGAAACAAGAGAAGAAGAAAGAGGCAGCGGTTTTATCGTTGACCAGTTTAGCGAACATTTCTCGTGAACTCGGCAACGGTTTAGTAGTCGGGATGTACCTAAACATACCCACCACAACTCTGGTCAACTTCAAAATAACCAAAGATCAGGAAGACCAAACCGACAAGGAAATGGCCCAGAAGACCTTGTTCTACTGGAAGGAGATGCGCGGTCCGGCTAAAGATCGGGAGAAGGTTCACGATTTGGAAAAAGCTTTACGGGAAATGGGCAAAAACGAATGGGCCGAAGCGTTTATGGAAAGATATCGAAATCAGCAAGAAATAACTCTAGATTTCTTTAACAGTATCGGATGA